A region of the Arthrobacter sp. FW306-07-I genome:
AAGGAGTGCCAGCAGGCCGATGCTCCAGCCCAGGAGCCGGCGGAACAGCGTGCTTTCGAGCCCTTCGATCCCGACGGCGGCCGCGGCCACGGCGAGGTTCTGCAGGGAGAGCATCTTGCCCAGGACGCCGGCGGAGGAGTTGGTGGCGGCCATCAGCACCGGCGAGAGGCCGGCATGCGAGGCAGCAGTCACTTGGAGCTGTCCGAACAATGAGTTCGACGAGGTGTCCGAGCCGGTGAGCGCAACGCCGATCCAGCCCAGCACTGGAGAGAGCACTGCGAAGAGCCCGCCGGTCGAGGCGAGGGCGACGCCGAGGGTTGCGGTTTCACCCGAGAGGTTCATGACGAACGAAAGGGCCAGCACGGAGCATACGGTCAAGATCGTCCACCGGAGCATGGCCAGCGTTTTGATGTAGATCTTCACGCCTGCACCGAATGGAATCCGGTAAAGGGCGAGCGTGATAAGACCAGAGATGAGCAGGAGCGTCCCGGTGGCCTTGAGGTGGTCGAAACGCATGGTCTGCGACGAGACCGGCTTGCCGTTCTCGCCGAGGACGTCGAGCCCCGGCCAGCTGAACGAAAAGCCGCCGGCGGCAGTCAGCCAGGACTTGACCGCCGGTATCTGGGAGACGGAGAACACCGCGATGATGATGAGGTAGGGCGCTACCGCCATCCAGATCTCCCGGGGCAAGGGGCGGGTGGAAACACCCTGTTCCACCGCTGACCCTCGAGGTAGTTGGCCGGGCCGTCCCGTTCCACCGGCCGTGCCGCCGTCGACCACTGACGCTCCTGCCCGCCCGGCCACGGCCGCCGTCCCAGCGCCCAGCGCGCTGAATTCGGGTTCCCCCTCCACGGCCGCAGAATCGGCCGTCATTGTCTGGGCGGGCTTCCACACCCGGAGCAGAAGCAGGACAGCTGCGATGGCAAAGATACCGGCGAGGACGTCCGTGAGTTCGACAGTGAAGTAGTTCGAGGTAAGGAACTGAGCGATAGCGAATACTGTTCCCCCGACAACTGCGGCGGGCCACGTCTGGCGGACGCCGCGTTTACCGTCCACGATGAACACCAGCAGAAGCGGGACAATGAGCGCCAGGAACGGAGTCTGCCGGCCGGCCATGGACGAAACGGTTGCAAGCGGGATTCCGGTGACGCCACTGAGGGCGATCACGGGAGAGCCCATGGCGCCGAAGGCCACGGGTGCGGTGTTGGCCAGGAGCGAGACGGCTGCGGACTTGAGGGGCCTCATACCCGCTGCCATCAGCATGCCCGAAGTGATCGCCACGGGCGCGCCGAACCCTGCCAGGGCCTCCAGAAGCGCGCCGAAGCAGAATGCGATCAGGATTGTCAGGATGCGAAGGTCGCTTGAAACGGACCGGATTGTCGCTCCCAGCACTTCAAACCACCGGGTTTCAGTTGTGAGCTTATAGACCCACAAGGCGTTGATCAGGATCCACAGGATCGGGAAAAAGCCATAGAAAGCACCCTCGGCAGTCGCGCTGAGGGCTTGGCCGACGGGCATCCGCCATACGGTGACAGCCAGCACGATGGAAAGGGCGAGGCTCGCAACAGCAGCCTTCCAGGCCTTGGTCCTGAAAACGCCGAGAAGGATGAACAGAAGGATGAGCGGAAGGGCCGCGAGTACTGCCCCAAGGACCAGCGATCCCAGAGGATCGACAACCTGGTGGAACGTTGTCACAAAAGACTCCTTTGTCTGCAACAAAAATGAAAGAGGGTTTCCGCTAAATGGAAAGTGGGAGGCGCGGTTTGAATACTATGCCCCACGTCACAATGCGGTCAATGGTTTTTTGGTGTGGTTCATCCACAGTGGTACGTCCACATGGGCCCACGCGCCTTGGCTGTCTGCCAGTGGCAAATAGGAAACCCCCTACTGCTTAAGTGAAGTAGCCAACGCGACAAGGTAGTGGCCGCTTGTAGCCATCGCGCCAAAGTTCATCGGCCCTGTCGTGGCTTTGCTACAAAAAGGCCTTGGGCGGTGCTGTGTAGCCTTCTTCGGAGAAGGCCGCCGCCAAGGACCACAGGAGGAACCATGAGCCAACCGACGACACGAACCTCGGCAGCCAGCCGCCCCGCCGAGGCAGGGCCGGGAAGGCCGCGTCGGTTGGGGGACGCTCAGTCTCTGGCCCTTATTTCTGTGTTCGCCGCCTTAATCGCAGCCTCTGCGATCGTCCCGGGCATCCCCGTGGGAGGTTTCGGGGTGCCTATCACGCTGCAGACTCTGGCTATCATGGTGACCGGCCTCGTCCTTGGCGGGTCGCGTGCCGTCGCCGCGGTAGCGCTATACCTCCTTCTTGCATTCGTTGGGCTGCCGATCTTCTCGGGCGGCCGAGCGAGCCTGCAGGTCCTCGCTGGCGGATCCGCCGGCTACATAGTGGGGTTCCTCCTCGCGGCCTTTCTCGTTGGCATCGCTGCGGAGCAAGTCATCCGGCGCCTCCCAGCCAGGCGGCGCGGCCTATGGTTCTTCCTCGCCAGCATCGTGGTGACTGTTGTCGCATCGCACATGCCAGGCGTGCTCGGCATGATGGTGAACCTCAAACTGTCGTGGCAGGCTGCCTTCGCCAGTGATCTGATCTTCTACCCGGGCGATATTGTGAAGGACGCCGTAGCATCCGTTGCGGCCGTGGCTGTGCACAGGGCCTTCCCTGACATCCTTGTCCGCCGCGTGAAGTACGCGAGGCCGGCGCTATGAAGGTTTTCGGCAGAACCGTAGACGACCAAACCCGCTGCATTCACTACCGCACCGACGTGGATGTGATAGCCATTAAGTTCAAGTGCTGTCTTCGGTACTATCCCTGCCACCTCTGTCATGAGGAAGAGGCAGGTCACAAGCCCCAAACATGGCCAAGGGAGCTGTGGTCAGAGTCAGCAGTCCTGTGCGGCGTCTGCAAATGCGAGATGTCCATCCACGCTTATCTGGCAACCACATCGTGCCCAAACTGCGCGGCTCGCCTGAACGAAAGGTGCGCCGCCCACTCCCACCTTTACTTCCAGACCATGTGACGGAGGCCATCTGATGGATCCTTCCCAAGGGCACAAACTGACTGCCAGTTTCGAGGCCATGTTTAGCAGCATGGACTGACTCCTCCCGTTCTGGCTCGCCACTCCCACAGCGGTTATTTGGCAAGGGACAGTGCCTTGGATTGTCGTAATACGACTGTCGAACTTTGGCTGTAAGAGTCGGATTTCGCCCCGCCAGCTCCGGTATGGGCGTACGGTAAACCAAGTCCTGCTAGCGAAAGCTTGGCGGTGACCTACTCATGCAGCAGGTATGGGACCGATCCCCTTGGTTGAGAAAGCCCCTGCTGTGCGTGTGCGTCTGCACTTATGGCGCGTGCATCCCGGGGGTCACACCATCCTGTGATCCTCCGCTGTGAGCGTGCGGAACGCGGGGATGATGCTGGGCAACACGGAGCCCCGTCGACCTGAAATGTCGTTTGGCCGCCACCTGGCCAGCGTTAAGTCCTAATCCACTCACCACCGTAACTGTGACGGCAGGAGCTGCAATCCGTCCATCGTGGACACAGGTCTGCCGGTGCGATTGCCATACGCAAAAACGGAAAGCATGA
Encoded here:
- a CDS encoding L-lactate permease, with translation MTTFHQVVDPLGSLVLGAVLAALPLILLFILLGVFRTKAWKAAVASLALSIVLAVTVWRMPVGQALSATAEGAFYGFFPILWILINALWVYKLTTETRWFEVLGATIRSVSSDLRILTILIAFCFGALLEALAGFGAPVAITSGMLMAAGMRPLKSAAVSLLANTAPVAFGAMGSPVIALSGVTGIPLATVSSMAGRQTPFLALIVPLLLVFIVDGKRGVRQTWPAAVVGGTVFAIAQFLTSNYFTVELTDVLAGIFAIAAVLLLLRVWKPAQTMTADSAAVEGEPEFSALGAGTAAVAGRAGASVVDGGTAGGTGRPGQLPRGSAVEQGVSTRPLPREIWMAVAPYLIIIAVFSVSQIPAVKSWLTAAGGFSFSWPGLDVLGENGKPVSSQTMRFDHLKATGTLLLISGLITLALYRIPFGAGVKIYIKTLAMLRWTILTVCSVLALSFVMNLSGETATLGVALASTGGLFAVLSPVLGWIGVALTGSDTSSNSLFGQLQVTAASHAGLSPVLMAATNSSAGVLGKMLSLQNLAVAAAAVGIEGLESTLFRRLLGWSIGLLALLTVLVLLQTNVLAWMVP
- a CDS encoding biotin transporter BioY is translated as MSQPTTRTSAASRPAEAGPGRPRRLGDAQSLALISVFAALIAASAIVPGIPVGGFGVPITLQTLAIMVTGLVLGGSRAVAAVALYLLLAFVGLPIFSGGRASLQVLAGGSAGYIVGFLLAAFLVGIAAEQVIRRLPARRRGLWFFLASIVVTVVASHMPGVLGMMVNLKLSWQAAFASDLIFYPGDIVKDAVASVAAVAVHRAFPDILVRRVKYARPAL
- a CDS encoding CHY zinc finger protein, which translates into the protein MKVFGRTVDDQTRCIHYRTDVDVIAIKFKCCLRYYPCHLCHEEEAGHKPQTWPRELWSESAVLCGVCKCEMSIHAYLATTSCPNCAARLNERCAAHSHLYFQTM